The following proteins come from a genomic window of Paenibacillus spongiae:
- a CDS encoding alpha-L-fucosidase — MAVSIRQAAAVTPARRQLLWQEMEFYAFIHFTVNTFTDREWGLGDESPEIFNPSELDASQWVAACQAAGMKGLILTCKHHDGFCLWPSKYTEHTVKNSPWRDGQGDLVREVAEACRKAGLKFGIYVSPWDRHEPNYGDSPAYNAYFVNQLRELLTNYGDIFCVWFDGACGEGPNGKRQVYDWEAYYSVIRECQPDAVISVCGPDVRWCGNEAGHTRSAEWSVVPASMRDNEKIQENSQKADDGEFAKRVGSHDDDLGSREVLARVDEVVWYPSEVNTSIRPGWFYHESEDDKVKTLDVLVDLYERTVGGNASFLLNLPPDKRGLIHENDVRTLRELGQRLAATYRNDLAAGAEVQASDTKDDNHRADHVTDGTADTYWCPPEGVEQAELTIDFGREAHLDRVVLMENIREGQRVERFRLECMVGDDWKTIYEGRVIGYKHICRFDRVTAKRIRLVIDESRWYPTLQAFEVYDSGNE; from the coding sequence ATGGCTGTATCGATTAGACAAGCTGCCGCGGTTACGCCTGCAAGGAGGCAATTGCTGTGGCAGGAGATGGAGTTCTATGCCTTTATTCATTTTACGGTGAATACGTTTACGGACCGGGAATGGGGATTGGGTGATGAAAGCCCGGAAATATTCAATCCGTCCGAGCTGGACGCTTCGCAATGGGTAGCAGCCTGCCAAGCTGCCGGCATGAAGGGGCTCATTCTCACGTGCAAGCATCATGATGGCTTCTGTCTATGGCCAAGCAAGTATACGGAGCATACGGTCAAGAATAGTCCGTGGCGGGATGGCCAGGGCGATTTGGTCCGCGAAGTGGCGGAAGCCTGTCGGAAGGCGGGCTTGAAATTCGGGATCTATGTATCCCCTTGGGACCGTCACGAGCCGAATTACGGTGATTCGCCTGCATACAATGCCTATTTCGTCAATCAGCTGCGCGAGCTGCTTACGAATTACGGAGACATCTTCTGCGTATGGTTTGACGGCGCCTGCGGGGAGGGACCGAACGGCAAGAGGCAGGTGTACGACTGGGAGGCTTATTACAGCGTCATTCGCGAATGCCAGCCGGACGCCGTCATCTCCGTCTGCGGCCCGGACGTTCGCTGGTGCGGCAATGAGGCGGGTCATACCCGCAGCGCGGAATGGAGCGTCGTACCGGCCAGCATGCGGGATAATGAGAAGATTCAGGAAAACTCGCAGAAGGCGGATGACGGGGAATTCGCCAAGCGGGTCGGATCGCATGACGATGATCTGGGGAGCCGCGAGGTTCTTGCCCGGGTGGATGAGGTTGTCTGGTATCCGTCCGAAGTGAATACGTCGATCCGCCCAGGCTGGTTCTACCATGAATCGGAAGACGACAAGGTGAAGACGCTCGACGTGCTGGTCGACCTGTATGAACGAACGGTTGGCGGCAACGCTTCGTTCCTGCTGAACCTTCCTCCCGATAAGCGCGGGCTTATTCATGAGAATGACGTTCGCACGCTGCGGGAGCTCGGTCAGCGGCTTGCCGCAACGTACCGGAACGATCTCGCGGCGGGTGCCGAAGTACAGGCATCGGATACGAAGGACGACAATCACCGAGCAGATCATGTAACGGATGGCACTGCCGATACTTACTGGTGTCCGCCGGAGGGCGTGGAGCAGGCGGAGCTGACCATTGATTTCGGCCGCGAAGCGCATTTGGATCGCGTCGTATTGATGGAGAACATCCGGGAAGGCCAGCGGGTGGAACGGTTTCGCCTGGAATGCATGGTCGGAGATGACTGGAAGACGATTTATGAAGGAAGGGTCATCGGGTACAAGCACATTTGCCGTTTCGACCGCGTAACGGCCAAGCGAATACGGCTCGTTATAGACGAGTCGCGGTGGTACCCGACGCTCCAAGCCTTTGAAGTTTACGACAGCGGTAACGAATAG
- a CDS encoding ABC1 kinase family protein → MNAGKRIRQLQRYRTIASAFARNGLGYVYQEMGLTQKLQFFRSDNEKEMQGKSVGERIRLLLEELGPTFVKLGQIASTRPDLIPPSILSELEHLQDHVPPFSYREASGIIEQELGLPVEDLFLQFSEAPLAAASIGQVHHAVLMDGTAVAVKVQRPHIQTLIETDLDILTDWARLAEHRLEWARNYRLRDIVDELGQALRAELDYTREARNAERFGSQSARLKHVRIPEVYWDYSTSRVLTMSYVEGIKLSDQEQLDRAGLDRRLLAELFATTILHQILVEGLFHGDPHPGNVLAQQDGGLVLLDFGMVGRLTPAMKKNFSSFVIALRNQSTKGVIRAISNMGVVPEDVDDELLYADVDQLREKYYKVPLDQISMGEAVHDLFTVALRHRIRIPSELTLLGKALLTMEGVVTALDPAFSVFDVAEPFGKKLLLERLNPVQMLKKWLEDLPDYIDLLREVPLGVKQLTSLMRKGKVSVEITVPQLDALMKKMDRISNRLSFSIVLLSLSIVLVGLIVGSALSHSDTLLWRIPVIEIGSVIAIFLFFWLIFSIFRSGRF, encoded by the coding sequence ATGAACGCAGGAAAACGGATTCGACAGCTGCAACGGTACCGGACGATCGCTTCCGCTTTCGCGCGTAACGGACTCGGGTATGTCTATCAGGAAATGGGGCTGACCCAGAAGCTTCAATTCTTTCGAAGCGATAATGAAAAGGAGATGCAGGGTAAATCGGTAGGCGAGCGCATCCGTCTGCTGCTGGAGGAATTGGGTCCGACCTTCGTCAAGCTGGGGCAAATCGCAAGCACGCGTCCCGACTTGATTCCACCTTCCATCCTGTCCGAGCTTGAGCATCTCCAAGATCACGTGCCCCCGTTCTCGTATCGGGAGGCGTCCGGCATCATTGAGCAAGAGTTGGGACTTCCCGTCGAAGATCTGTTCCTGCAATTCTCCGAAGCTCCCCTTGCGGCGGCCTCCATCGGGCAGGTCCATCATGCCGTATTAATGGATGGAACAGCCGTCGCCGTCAAGGTGCAGCGTCCCCATATTCAAACGCTGATTGAGACCGATCTGGACATTCTGACCGATTGGGCGCGGTTAGCCGAGCACCGGTTGGAGTGGGCGCGCAATTATCGACTGCGCGATATCGTAGACGAACTCGGACAAGCACTTCGAGCTGAATTAGACTACACGAGAGAAGCGCGGAATGCCGAACGGTTCGGGAGTCAGAGCGCAAGGTTAAAGCATGTCCGCATACCGGAGGTATACTGGGATTACAGTACGAGCCGCGTATTAACCATGAGTTACGTAGAAGGCATCAAGCTATCCGACCAAGAGCAGCTCGATCGGGCGGGGCTGGACCGGCGATTGCTCGCGGAGCTTTTTGCCACGACGATTCTTCATCAGATCCTGGTTGAAGGGCTTTTCCACGGCGATCCCCACCCGGGGAATGTGCTCGCACAGCAGGACGGCGGGCTTGTCCTGCTTGACTTCGGCATGGTGGGGCGGCTGACTCCGGCGATGAAGAAGAATTTTTCGTCGTTTGTCATCGCCTTGCGCAATCAGAGCACCAAAGGCGTTATCCGCGCGATTTCCAATATGGGGGTTGTCCCCGAAGATGTGGACGACGAATTGCTTTATGCGGATGTGGACCAATTGCGGGAAAAGTATTATAAGGTCCCGTTAGACCAGATCAGTATGGGCGAAGCCGTTCATGATTTATTCACCGTAGCGCTTCGCCACCGGATTCGGATACCATCGGAGCTGACTTTGCTTGGTAAAGCCCTTCTGACCATGGAGGGGGTGGTAACGGCACTGGATCCGGCCTTCAGCGTCTTTGATGTGGCCGAGCCGTTCGGGAAGAAGCTGCTGCTGGAACGGCTCAATCCCGTCCAAATGCTGAAGAAATGGCTCGAGGATCTGCCCGATTATATCGATCTGCTGCGTGAAGTGCCGTTAGGCGTCAAGCAATTGACGTCCCTGATGCGGAAAGGAAAGGTGAGCGTTGAAATTACGGTCCCTCAGCTGGATGCCTTGATGAAGAAAATGGATCGGATCAGCAACCGTCTTTCGTTCAGTATTGTATTGCTGTCTTTGAGCATCGTGCTGGTCGGACTGATTGTCGGCTCTGCCCTAAGCCATTCGGATACGCTGCTTTGGCGGATTCCCGTCATTGAAATTGGTTCTGTAATCGCCATCTTCTTGTTTTTCTGGCTCATATTTTCCATTTTTCGTTCCGGCCGATTCTAG
- a CDS encoding phasin family protein produces MREAIGKIISLGLGVAIVSKEQIEKTVEELVKKGEINKAESSGLVDDLIKKGEESKNRLEAMVKERVNAILGESRLATKEDIARIEQRLDALERKGTSED; encoded by the coding sequence ATGAGAGAAGCAATCGGTAAAATAATCTCGCTTGGCTTGGGAGTTGCCATTGTGAGCAAGGAGCAGATCGAGAAGACGGTCGAAGAGCTGGTGAAAAAGGGTGAGATCAACAAGGCGGAATCCTCCGGTTTGGTGGATGATCTTATTAAGAAGGGCGAGGAGTCCAAGAACCGGTTAGAAGCGATGGTGAAGGAACGCGTAAACGCCATACTGGGAGAAAGCCGGTTGGCAACCAAGGAGGATATCGCGCGAATCGAGCAGCGGTTAGACGCTTTGGAACGCAAAGGTACGAGCGAGGACTGA
- a CDS encoding sensor histidine kinase: MRHWYKVRLLQKLIMIIIFFLIIPVLIIGFYLFSTSLSLAQKESREMLEKVAYQLNENIEYRIIGYQNILMQMALDPRITTTLTQQYHSLEEEVIALQQINSVVSRIRAYFPMKKVQFYKSNPSLHEDGGVILNLNKAVSQKWYPAMEGVDQQFYWYFEWKGDDVQPSLHVSKWLVDYLTNEKFGIIHIEVTNLALFDQLSNPLEFKKGWTVIADNDGRALMNYRDKYAGDNVKELPELQQVYDAKQGWYSTKIDGKQSMVVFETNRLNWKIVTVVSQEELWQKLQLVKKAAVTVSILFVVLTFVVLFSFGRRITKRLNSLIRNMRKVRDGDMGLTVRVHGNDELADVEEEFNNMSIRLEKSLREISEARSSAEAEKLRLLQAQINPHFLYNTLALVKSMAMDVGSSEISGTVDAMAKFFRLALNRGGDILSFKEELEHVRAYLEIHEWRYPGRLITVFEVEEETLSCDMIKITLQPIIENALQHAFIRTGGRGRILVRASLQDDKLCITIADDGEGMTPDKLNALLENASSGKDRIGFGIYNVNERLKRHYGETYSLTIESAVGRGTSIRLLIPQQSGRFVQI; encoded by the coding sequence GTGAGGCATTGGTATAAAGTGCGGCTGCTCCAAAAGCTGATTATGATTATTATATTTTTCCTGATTATTCCAGTTCTTATAATCGGGTTCTATTTATTTTCGACGAGCCTGTCGCTCGCACAGAAAGAAAGTCGTGAAATGCTGGAGAAGGTTGCCTATCAGTTGAACGAGAACATCGAGTACAGAATTATCGGCTATCAGAATATCTTAATGCAGATGGCGCTGGATCCCAGAATAACGACGACGCTGACACAACAATACCATTCGCTGGAGGAAGAGGTGATCGCCCTTCAACAAATTAATTCCGTCGTCAGCCGGATTCGGGCATACTTCCCGATGAAGAAAGTCCAGTTCTATAAGTCCAATCCCTCCCTGCACGAGGACGGCGGAGTGATCTTGAATCTGAATAAGGCCGTTTCCCAGAAATGGTACCCTGCCATGGAAGGCGTGGACCAGCAGTTCTACTGGTATTTTGAGTGGAAAGGGGATGACGTGCAGCCGTCCCTCCACGTGAGCAAATGGCTGGTCGATTATTTGACCAATGAGAAGTTCGGCATCATTCATATTGAAGTGACGAACCTGGCGTTGTTCGATCAGTTGTCCAATCCGCTGGAATTCAAGAAAGGGTGGACGGTTATCGCGGATAACGACGGAAGAGCACTCATGAATTATAGGGACAAGTATGCGGGTGACAATGTGAAGGAGCTTCCTGAACTCCAGCAGGTGTACGATGCGAAGCAGGGCTGGTATTCTACGAAAATCGACGGGAAGCAGAGCATGGTTGTATTCGAGACGAATAGACTGAATTGGAAAATCGTAACGGTAGTCAGTCAGGAAGAATTGTGGCAGAAGCTGCAGCTTGTGAAAAAAGCAGCCGTTACCGTCAGCATTCTGTTCGTTGTGCTCACTTTTGTTGTCTTGTTCAGCTTCGGCCGCAGGATCACCAAACGTCTGAATTCTCTGATCCGAAACATGCGGAAGGTACGCGACGGAGATATGGGTCTGACCGTGAGGGTCCACGGCAATGATGAATTGGCCGATGTGGAAGAAGAGTTCAATAACATGTCGATCCGCCTGGAGAAGTCGCTCAGAGAAATATCCGAAGCGAGAAGCTCGGCTGAAGCCGAGAAGCTGCGATTGCTGCAAGCGCAGATCAATCCTCATTTCCTGTACAATACGCTTGCGCTGGTGAAGAGTATGGCAATGGATGTAGGATCTTCCGAAATCAGCGGTACAGTGGATGCCATGGCCAAGTTCTTTAGGCTGGCGCTGAATCGCGGAGGGGATATTTTGTCGTTCAAGGAAGAGCTGGAGCATGTACGTGCCTACCTGGAGATTCATGAATGGAGGTACCCGGGAAGGCTCATAACAGTATTCGAGGTGGAGGAAGAGACCCTCTCCTGCGACATGATCAAAATCACACTGCAGCCGATTATTGAGAACGCCCTGCAGCATGCGTTCATACGAACTGGAGGACGGGGACGCATTCTTGTTCGCGCAAGCTTGCAAGATGACAAGCTCTGCATCACCATAGCAGATGATGGGGAAGGAATGACACCCGACAAGCTGAATGCATTGTTGGAGAACGCGAGCAGCGGTAAGGACCGCATCGGATTCGGCATATACAACGTAAACGAGCGTCTCAAGCGCCATTACGGCGAGACGTACAGCTTGACAATCGAAAGCGCGGTCGGGAGAGGAACGTCGATTCGGCTTCTTATTCCGCAGCAATCCGGCCGTTTCGTACAAATATAA
- a CDS encoding response regulator: MELKVFVVDDEERQRSSIIRHVDWKRYHMRVTGEAEDADQAIRLAELDPPDLLITDIRMLGMNGLELSSRMRGINSRMHIIMVTGFEEFEYAKSALDLGVDAFLVKPIIFDELTAILEQISHSEQVELTKRKEEELIKEQLNAFKPIARENLLQELIHGLILCEEAIGARARSLDMFARAGARRILIIVIDADPASPLPKEEQVNRLQPILRREAANALGSLLEETTTTQRGNIVLILQGATEASFDHEVEYSLQKLELGLGKTAYCSICIGAGPAVPTLARLSESFQLAQRAVNQRFLGGHERIFRWQVLGEQAVVSDKRPEELIGDFLEAMGAGDSQISLGLLGEMMRRIAGDIHIHGTELRSLCLQLVSGASRVAGEIGDSNRHLGSEKELWEQILDCREEQDLLQETVRIMTRFCNFVAERKKSHSQIIVQKALEFMNGHYKDNLSLRLVADSVYLSPNYLGALFRSELGVSFTDQLIQIRVNKAKELLHQSELKLYEVAERVGYQNIGYFTSLFKRITGLTPKEFRAYLGVVGQD; encoded by the coding sequence ATGGAGCTGAAAGTATTTGTAGTTGACGACGAAGAGAGACAAAGAAGCTCGATTATTAGACATGTGGATTGGAAGCGGTATCATATGAGGGTGACTGGAGAGGCGGAGGATGCGGACCAGGCGATTCGTCTGGCCGAGCTTGATCCTCCGGATCTGCTGATCACCGATATTCGAATGCTGGGGATGAACGGACTGGAGCTATCTTCCAGAATGAGGGGAATCAATTCCCGCATGCATATCATCATGGTTACCGGCTTTGAGGAGTTCGAATATGCCAAGTCGGCCCTTGACCTCGGAGTAGACGCTTTCCTCGTCAAACCTATTATTTTCGACGAGCTGACCGCTATTCTTGAACAGATCAGCCATTCTGAACAGGTAGAATTGACGAAGCGCAAGGAAGAGGAGCTCATTAAAGAGCAGCTTAATGCGTTCAAGCCGATTGCTCGGGAAAATCTGCTGCAGGAGCTTATACACGGCCTCATCCTTTGCGAGGAGGCGATTGGAGCGCGTGCCCGGTCCCTTGATATGTTTGCGCGCGCGGGCGCCCGCCGGATTCTGATCATAGTCATCGATGCGGATCCTGCCTCTCCGCTGCCGAAGGAAGAGCAGGTTAACCGCCTCCAGCCCATTCTCAGGAGAGAGGCCGCGAATGCCTTAGGATCACTGCTTGAGGAAACAACTACGACTCAGCGTGGAAATATTGTGCTGATACTACAAGGTGCGACGGAGGCGAGTTTTGATCATGAGGTGGAATATTCGCTGCAAAAGCTCGAGCTTGGGTTAGGCAAAACCGCGTACTGCAGCATTTGCATTGGCGCAGGGCCTGCGGTACCGACGCTGGCTCGATTGAGCGAAAGCTTTCAATTGGCGCAGCGAGCGGTAAATCAGAGGTTTCTTGGGGGGCATGAACGGATCTTTCGCTGGCAGGTTCTTGGGGAACAGGCCGTGGTATCGGACAAAAGACCGGAGGAACTGATTGGTGATTTTCTGGAAGCGATGGGGGCAGGAGACAGCCAAATCAGCCTGGGCCTGTTGGGTGAAATGATGCGCCGTATCGCCGGGGACATACATATTCACGGAACGGAGCTGAGGAGTCTGTGCCTGCAGCTGGTGAGCGGTGCCAGTCGGGTTGCAGGGGAGATCGGCGATTCGAACCGCCATCTGGGCTCCGAGAAGGAGCTGTGGGAACAAATTCTGGATTGCCGGGAAGAGCAGGATCTGCTGCAGGAAACGGTGCGGATTATGACGAGATTTTGTAATTTTGTTGCAGAGAGAAAGAAGAGTCACAGCCAGATCATCGTTCAGAAAGCGCTTGAATTTATGAACGGTCATTACAAGGACAACCTCTCCTTGCGGTTGGTCGCGGATTCGGTCTATCTGAGCCCCAATTATCTCGGAGCGCTGTTCAGGTCGGAGCTTGGTGTGTCATTCACGGATCAATTAATCCAGATACGCGTCAACAAGGCGAAGGAACTGCTGCATCAATCGGAGCTGAAGCTCTACGAGGTGGCAGAACGCGTCGGCTATCAGAATATCGGCTACTTCACCAGTCTGTTCAAACGGATTACGGGACTTACCCCCAAAGAATTTAGAGCGTATCTCGGGGTTGTCGGTCAGGACTAA
- a CDS encoding ABC transporter permease, giving the protein MQRLSAVRWKGLLPLYFFLLPGVVLIILFNYIPMLGLQIAFKDYNFRDGIWGSPWVGLQNFKEFTASADFWRATGNTFLLTMLRLLFIFPTTIIVALLINEVRSFRFKRFVQSLSYLPHFISWIVVVGFLDAFLSIDSGGANSLLRSLGFEPIAFMGSETWFRPIFVLSSMWKEVGWGTILYLAAISGINPVFYEAAVMDGAGRFAQMRYITIPCIVPIISIVLILTVPGLLSVGIDQIYAMINPANIGVAEVIDTYVLRLGIGQAQYSMTAAIGLVMSVMSAILLILSNMLSKRIGGDGIW; this is encoded by the coding sequence ATGCAACGTCTCTCCGCAGTTAGATGGAAAGGCCTCCTCCCGCTATACTTCTTTCTTTTACCGGGGGTCGTTCTCATTATTCTGTTTAACTACATTCCGATGCTTGGATTGCAGATTGCCTTCAAAGACTATAACTTTCGTGATGGAATCTGGGGCAGTCCATGGGTCGGCTTGCAAAACTTCAAAGAATTCACGGCCAGCGCCGATTTCTGGAGGGCTACCGGGAACACCTTTCTGTTAACCATGCTCCGCTTGCTGTTTATTTTCCCGACAACGATTATTGTTGCCTTGTTAATCAATGAAGTCCGTTCTTTTCGATTTAAGCGTTTTGTACAATCGTTGAGTTATTTGCCTCACTTCATCTCCTGGATCGTCGTTGTAGGGTTTCTTGACGCCTTTCTGTCGATCGACAGCGGAGGAGCGAACTCGCTGCTTCGCAGCCTTGGATTCGAGCCGATCGCCTTCATGGGCTCGGAGACATGGTTTCGTCCAATCTTCGTCCTCAGCAGCATGTGGAAAGAAGTCGGTTGGGGAACCATCCTGTATCTTGCCGCGATCTCCGGCATTAATCCGGTATTTTATGAAGCGGCAGTCATGGATGGGGCCGGGCGGTTCGCCCAGATGCGCTATATTACGATTCCATGCATTGTACCGATCATCTCGATCGTTCTCATTCTTACCGTTCCCGGCTTGTTAAGCGTAGGAATTGATCAGATTTACGCGATGATCAACCCTGCGAATATCGGCGTGGCAGAGGTCATAGACACGTATGTGTTAAGGCTTGGAATCGGGCAGGCCCAGTATTCCATGACCGCGGCAATCGGGCTTGTGATGAGTGTCATGTCAGCGATTTTGTTAATTTTAAGCAATATGCTTTCCAAGCGGATTGGCGGGGACGGCATATGGTAG
- a CDS encoding carbohydrate ABC transporter permease has translation MGGIYWWPRAFTLDNFRVILADDTIVNAFWITVGRTAIGTAGSLLVTSMVAYALSRKELPGRQQLLLVFLFIMLFSGGLIPYYIQLINLGLINNFWVYVVPSLFSVWNMFVMKTSFQNNIPESVVESTKIDGAGYVRIYFSIVLPFSMPLLAALGLFTAVSQWNDWFTGAFFVNDLDLQPLPTYLQRVMSTMEAGNMISASQMTGAKEASMYNPEAITSKSVRMATIVITILPILFVYPFLQKYFVKGVLIGSVKE, from the coding sequence ATGGGAGGAATCTACTGGTGGCCCAGGGCGTTCACGCTGGATAACTTTCGGGTCATCCTGGCCGACGACACCATTGTTAACGCTTTCTGGATCACCGTGGGCCGCACGGCAATCGGCACGGCGGGCTCCCTGTTGGTGACCTCGATGGTTGCCTATGCCCTGTCCAGAAAAGAGCTTCCAGGCAGGCAGCAGCTGTTGCTTGTATTCCTTTTCATTATGCTGTTCAGCGGGGGATTGATTCCCTACTATATCCAGCTGATTAACCTGGGGCTCATCAATAACTTTTGGGTGTATGTGGTTCCCAGTCTGTTCAGTGTGTGGAACATGTTCGTTATGAAGACGTCCTTTCAGAACAACATTCCGGAAAGCGTCGTGGAATCGACAAAGATCGACGGTGCCGGCTATGTTCGAATTTATTTCAGTATCGTGCTGCCGTTCTCTATGCCTTTGCTTGCAGCGCTGGGCTTGTTTACGGCCGTATCCCAATGGAACGATTGGTTCACTGGAGCGTTCTTCGTGAACGATCTCGATCTTCAACCGCTGCCAACCTATTTGCAGCGGGTCATGAGTACGATGGAGGCGGGTAATATGATCAGCGCAAGCCAAATGACAGGCGCCAAGGAAGCCAGTATGTACAATCCGGAAGCGATTACCTCCAAGTCAGTCCGAATGGCGACAATCGTAATTACGATCTTGCCGATTCTCTTCGTATATCCATTCCTGCAAAAATATTTTGTCAAAGGTGTACTGATCGGTTCGGTTAAAGAATAA
- a CDS encoding extracellular solute-binding protein encodes MGIRLSKGIKTALALTLTAALFTGCANRESESPGNSSNSKPASKESSAGSGHYSLYAPTQTTPINLDGRITKVVMEKSGIRWNKVEIGNGGDVAQQINLKLVSGDFPDAIILPADSLMWSRLIDEKKLLPLDDYFDNAADYPNLAKIDKRIIDNWRAADGHIYFVPSGYEPVVEEPAAWQGNAQGLWIQNTILEKSGMTYEDLRTVEGFEKFLNKIKDFKDAQGRKIIPLSLGGENFAGLDVVMSMFGVVSGGNGWNEQADGTVLPDYQLPGFKQAFQWLNSLHLKGLLDPETAFQKKDLFKEKANNLRFGAMLFGGWDNPNLTILKNKGIPDTISYKALERQGFPGGWFIPTYLPANPGVKFAQYASFNPFGGSGTGISAKVENPDVLMKGLDWMQTPEAFILMEYGPEELGAHKMEDGVVIIDNDVFYGPEFWGGDAGGMAKVTEHGFWWWKNLASTLMTHIKTMEPTWPATNAMLYKAEELNHEQGTYGLIPQSSRIKPIIGGAVEKYSPVQNDIRLQYYAKLLLAKSEKNFEDTFNQFLNEMKVRGHDAETIAEFNKEYKAYSDTPAGKIEVTIKRSLPRNVYNEEPVIIGE; translated from the coding sequence ATGGGGATTAGACTGAGCAAAGGGATAAAAACGGCATTGGCATTGACATTGACGGCGGCGTTGTTCACAGGCTGTGCGAACCGGGAGAGCGAGTCGCCCGGGAACAGCAGTAATTCCAAGCCGGCTTCAAAGGAGTCGTCGGCAGGATCGGGTCATTATTCCTTATATGCTCCCACGCAAACGACTCCGATCAATCTGGACGGCAGGATTACGAAGGTGGTCATGGAGAAATCGGGGATTCGTTGGAATAAAGTGGAGATCGGTAACGGAGGCGACGTGGCTCAGCAGATCAATCTTAAGCTCGTCAGCGGAGACTTCCCCGATGCGATTATCCTGCCTGCCGATAGTCTCATGTGGTCGCGTCTCATCGATGAGAAGAAGCTGCTTCCGCTCGACGACTATTTCGATAATGCCGCAGACTATCCGAATCTGGCCAAGATTGACAAACGCATTATCGATAACTGGCGTGCTGCGGATGGACACATCTACTTTGTACCGTCGGGCTACGAACCGGTTGTCGAAGAGCCGGCCGCCTGGCAGGGAAACGCCCAGGGATTATGGATTCAGAACACCATTCTGGAGAAATCCGGAATGACCTACGAGGATTTGAGAACCGTCGAGGGGTTTGAGAAATTCCTGAATAAAATAAAAGACTTCAAGGACGCCCAGGGACGCAAAATTATACCGCTGTCGCTTGGCGGAGAGAATTTCGCCGGACTTGACGTTGTCATGTCTATGTTCGGCGTTGTAAGCGGAGGAAACGGCTGGAATGAGCAGGCTGACGGAACGGTCCTTCCGGATTATCAGCTGCCAGGATTCAAGCAGGCGTTTCAATGGCTGAACAGCCTCCATCTGAAGGGTCTGCTGGATCCGGAGACCGCTTTTCAGAAGAAGGATTTGTTCAAGGAGAAAGCGAACAATTTGCGTTTTGGTGCGATGCTCTTCGGGGGATGGGATAATCCGAATCTTACCATACTCAAGAACAAGGGCATTCCGGATACGATTTCGTACAAGGCACTCGAAAGGCAGGGTTTCCCGGGCGGCTGGTTCATTCCGACCTATCTGCCGGCCAACCCCGGTGTTAAATTCGCCCAGTATGCCAGCTTCAATCCTTTTGGGGGCTCGGGTACGGGCATAAGCGCGAAGGTCGAGAACCCGGACGTTCTGATGAAAGGTCTGGATTGGATGCAAACGCCGGAAGCGTTCATTCTGATGGAATACGGCCCCGAAGAACTTGGCGCTCACAAAATGGAAGATGGCGTTGTCATTATTGACAATGACGTATTCTACGGACCCGAATTCTGGGGCGGAGATGCAGGCGGAATGGCCAAAGTGACCGAACATGGCTTCTGGTGGTGGAAAAATCTCGCCAGTACCTTGATGACGCATATTAAGACGATGGAACCGACGTGGCCGGCTACAAACGCTATGCTGTACAAGGCAGAGGAACTGAACCACGAGCAGGGAACGTACGGGCTTATTCCCCAATCCAGCCGGATCAAGCCGATCATTGGCGGAGCGGTGGAGAAATACAGCCCCGTGCAAAATGACATACGCCTTCAATATTACGCTAAGCTGCTGCTAGCCAAGAGTGAGAAGAACTTCGAGGATACGTTCAATCAGTTCTTGAACGAAATGAAGGTTCGCGGTCATGACGCGGAGACCATCGCGGAATTCAATAAGGAGTACAAAGCCTACAGCGACACTCCAGCGGGAAAAATAGAGGTAACCATCAAGCGGAGTTTACCTCGCAACGTCTATAACGAAGAGCCTGTCATTATCGGGGAATAA